Part of the Mycoplasma mycoides subsp. mycoides SC str. PG1 genome is shown below.
ATTTATAAAACAAGCAACAGATGTGATTAATGCAGGACCACCAACACTTAAATACTTTATTTTAAACCAATTGATTAAAGTTGAAAAAACAAAATAAATAAAGAATTAAATCAAAAATAGACCTATTGGTCTATTTTTATTAAATATTTAATTATTCTTAGTTATCATCAATGTTTATTGCTTCTAGTTTAGAATAGTTTTTATCAATTTTATTTGCTGAAGTTTGAAATTCTTTAAAAACTTCTTCTGTTTCTGTTTTATATTTTTCATAAATCTTAGACATTTTTTCATTTCTATCTAATAGTCTTTTAACATCATCAGTTATTGTTTTAATCAGTTTTTGAATTTCATTAATATTTTTACTAATCTTATATTCTTTAATACTAATTTGTTGAGAATACAAAACAGCTGGTAAAGTAGTTGGTGAACAAATTCAAATTTTATTTTTAATAGCTTCACTGAAAATATCAGTGAATTTAGATCAAATTAGTTCAAATATAGCTTCAGAAGGTATGAACATAATTACACTAGAAACATTTTCAGAATTAGAAATATATTTATTATTTAATTCTTTAATCATATTTTTAATTGTTTTTTTAAATTCATCTTCAGCTTGTTTATATAAATAATTATCAGTATTTTCTGAAATTAAAACATTTGCTTTTGTTAAAGGAAACTTAGAATCAATTGCAATCTTTTTATCATTAATTTGTGTTTTAATAATAGCATCAACTATTACATTAGAGTTTTTATATTTATATTGAGTTTGTCAAATTCCATTATCTGTTTTTTCACCTAAAACATTACTTAAAATTCATTCTAAAGTAAACTCACCTAAATTTCCTCTAGTTTTACTATTTTTAAAAATTAAAGATAGTTCATTAATATTTTTAACTGATGTATCTACTTTTTTATCAATTGTATTTATATTATTAGTAATTTCATTAAATTTTTTAATATTTTCTTCTAGTTTATCTAATGATTTTGTTAGATCTTCTTTTTGTTTGTTAACTGTTTCTTTTAAATTAATTAGATTAGTTTTAGTAATTTCAGTATCTTTTTCTATTTCTTTAGTAATCAATTCTTTATTAGTATCAAATTTATTGTTTAAACTAGTTAGATCTATTTTAGAATCATTATTTTTAGTTTTAATTAAATAAAATAAAATACTAATACAAACAATAGTTAATATACTTATTAAAATTATTAAAATGATAGTTAAATTCATATAATCCTTTCTTATTATTCATTAATTAAATTATATAAAAAACAACTTTTAGTTTAGTTTTAATTCATTTAAGATTTATTGATATATTGTATTGATTTTTAATTTTATTATTAGATAAAATCAGTTTTTAAGTTATAACAATATCATTGCAAAAATGAGAAATTTTATAAGTAATTAATAAATGATTGAATAACAAATTGTAGAAATTAATAAAATATGAAAAAGCATTGATATAAAAAAATAAGTTTATTAGTTTGTTCTAATATTATACTAACTACTCCAGTTCTATTATTTTTAAATAAAACATTAACTAGTAACTAGGGACTAATCTAGTTACATTTAATAATTAAAAAATAAACAATGAATCTAAAAAAGAAAATAGATCATATTATTCATTAAGAGACGGTTATCTTTTATTTCATCAACTTCAAGATAAAAGTGGATTATGTTGAGATTTTGCTTCAATTAAAGCTTTAGAAACTGCTTTAATGATTAATAATAATGAGATGTATGATTTATCAGAAGCAAGTATAGCCGTACAATTAGAAAATAGAATCGCAAATGGAGCTATTTTTTTTGATTTTCATAATGCTTTAAAAAACGGAGTAGCTTTTGAATCAGATTTTATATTTAGTGATCTTTATTATTTACCAAATTCTGGAATTTATTATAAAAAAATTCTTGATCTTTATAAGCCTAAATTCATTCATAATTTAGCTAATAATAATAAACTACAAATGGTTATATTTGATAGATACAATATTAAAAATAAATTAAATGATATAAAGCATCACATTTCTAATAATTCTGCTTTAATGGTAGGAATTGAATATTGAACTATAAAATCAAATGATTCTAATAGTAAAAAAACTAGTGAAATGGATGTACAAATTTATTTAGATAATTTAAATATTACTGATAAATTTAAAATAACTAATAATAATGTTACTCCTACGTTTCCCAGTTTAAGCATAAAACAAGAAAACATACTTATGTAAATTTTTGATCTCATAAGTTATGTTTTTTATAATGTAATGTCTAAGTGACTTTTTCTTTTGTTAAAAGCTCTAATAATATTTGATAAGTTTGCCAACTTTCTTGTAACTCATCATTATACACTTGTATAGTTTCGATTTTTTGTTTATTTACAAATACTTCAATTTCTTTAACTTCTTTGATAACATTAATCACTTTATGCTCAGTGATTTTGCTTTTTCCAGTCAGTCCTAATTTTGAATTTAGAATGTAGATGATGTAGTTTAAAAACACTAATGAAATGAAACATAAACAAATGTAACCAACAATATGGTTTCAAGTTGATAAATACATTGGACGAAGAGATAATTTACCTTTTAATGTCTTGAAATTAGACTCAATTTGTCATTGTTTTGAATATAAATTAATAACTTCTTTTACTGATAAATCTGTTCTATTTGTTTCATAAACATAGTATCCATCATATTTTTGATCTTCTTGTATTTTTTCTATGTCAAGTTCATAAAATGCATCTTTGTTTATAGGTTTAAAGAATCTATATTTTTTAGATCCCGCTAAATCATCACAAGAAACAAGATTATCTTTATTCATTTTCTTAGTGAAATTTTGAATTAAAATGTCTATATCGTTTTTGTCTTTAGTTGCTCGTTTTTGACTAAAACTAATTATTTGTCTTCTAAAATGTCCATTAATTCTTTTTTTATTGTATGAAGATGCAATATCACGAGTTTTGTATATCAAACCACCATCATTTATATAATCTTTTTCATCTAATATATACTCTTTAAATTGTTTGCTTCCAGCTTTCATTCTGTATGAGATTATGTATTTTCAATTCTTAGATTCTAAAAATCTAATATTTCTATTAACACTCATTCCTTTGTCAGCAATTATAGTTACACTGTTAACTTCATAAATATCTGCAATTTCAAGCATAAATGGTATTAAAGTATTTGGATCAGCAACATTTCCTGGAAATATTTTGTAGTGTAACGGTATTCCATTTTCATCAGTTGCCACACCTATAACAATCTGGTCTTCTTTAAATTTTCCATCTTTTGAATAACCAGGTTTTTTATAACCTTCACGAGAAAATGTTTCAAAATAAGTAGTTGTTGCGTCAAATCATAATACATCAATTTTTCTATTGGTATTTGCACAAATTTTTGCATTTAAATTTCTTAAAATTTCATCTTTGTTTTTTGCTATATAGTCTAATGATCTATAAAATGAATTTTTTGAATGAGTGTCTATTTTTTCTTTTTTTGCTGTCTTATAAGTGTTAAAAACACTTATTGGATTTTTAATTCTTTGATAAATCAACTGTAAAACAACATCTTTTAATGTTGTCGATTTTGTGGGAGAACAATCATTAAAAATATTGAAATAATCAAATAGTTTTTCAACTACTTCGTAACCTTTAAACCTTTCTAAAACTTCTTTTTTGGTTTCTTTTTTCTCTTTAAAAATTTCATCTAATTTAGTTCTTGCTTGTTCTTTTGTTCAAGACAATGGAAAGTTTGCAATAATTGCTTTGATAATTGCTAGCGGATCATCGTGATATTGTTTTAATTCATGCAAATATCCATATCCCAATCTATATACAAAACCTTTGTTATCTGGTCTTGGCACTCCAATTGATAAGTATTCGCCTTTTTTAACTCTTGCTATTGATGTTCTTCATTGTCTTTTTACATCATTTCTTGACTTCTTCACGTCTTTATTATATCATATTTAAGCATAAAAGCATAATAAATTATATTTTTTTATAAAAAATATAGCCGCTGAAAACTGAGTGTTTTCGCGACTAAGTGGGAAACGTAGGAAAAAAACTAGTGAAATGGATGTACAAATTTATTTAGATAATTTAAATATTACTGATAAATTTAAAATAACTAATAATAATGTTACTAATGTATCATATGAAAATAAATCTAATAAGTTAAACCAGGTTCTTATACAGTTAAATTACAAATACAAATCAAAATCTGATCTAATCAATTAAAAACTAAACAAGAAACAAGACAAATTTATATATTTGATGGTAGTGAACATTTATATTCAGGTTCTACTGTTTATACAAATTCAAATAATGATTATAGTTTAGTTGTTCATAGTGCAAATTCATATTCAGCAAATAATAAAATACCAGTTTTTTTAACTTTTAAAAAACAGCATGAAACTAATTATGATTTAAATTATGGTTATGCTCCAACTTATTTAAATGTTGATAATGATTTTGAATATCGTATTGATAATAATAAAATTGGGTCTTTACAAAAATCTACTTATTCTTTTAATTTAAACCTTAATTTATTAAATGATAAATATAAAGATAATCACTTTAAAATAGATATTAATAAATATGTTAATAATATAAAAACTGATACTAAAAAATATCAAGTCTTTAGATTAGATACAAATAAACAATATATTATAGCTAAATTGTATTTTGATACAAATAATAGACAGTTAAATAACTTAGTAAATGAAGTTGTTTTAGAAAATAATAATTCATTTAAATGATATTTAGATAGTAATATAGATACTAATTTAAAAATAAAATAGTTAGAATAAAACTAACAATCATTTTAATTTAAATGATATTTCTTGTGTTTACTTTTAGGGTAGCAGTCCCATATATATTGATCAAGATCTAGTAAAAAAACTACAAGCTGGTAATGGTAATTTAAATTATATTGGTTCAACAATAAATGAAACTAACTCATATCTTTATCCAGTTATAATTAAACCTATATTTTAAAAATAATACTTCTGATTTTAAAGTTGAAGTTAATAAATTAAAACAAACTCTTCAAGCAAATGATATAGTACAACCTATTGATTTAGAAATAAATATTACTGATAAAGATAAAAAAATAACTTTAATTCCAGATAGAATTGTTTATCAAAATAATGAAAACAGTCTTAAAGGTGATCATAATTCATTAATATTACAGTATCATTACAATAACAAAGTTTATGATCATAAAGTTGATATAAATGTTAATAAAAAAGTTATTAGATATTTAATGAATTTAGGCAACAAAAGCTTATTATTCTAAGATTTCTTGTTTTTTTTGCAAACTCTTCTTTATTAATGTTTTGTATTTTTTTATAAAATCCTTAACGTATTCAAATGAACCTATTTTACCATCATTTTTTACTTTGTTCTTAAAATCTAAGTAATAGTTCCACTTATGGTTTGAGCCAGGAACAATATTTTCAAATCATTGTTTTAAATCATCAAAGTAGTCTGATTTTTTTATTAATTCTTCATTTCCTTTTTTTGCTTCTTCATAATCTTTTTGGATTTCTTCAAGTTGGTTTAATAAGTCTTTAGGGTCTTCTTCTTCTTTTTTATTCTTATTTTCTTGGTTGTGATTATCTTGAGTTTGTGGGGTAGTATTATTAGTTATGCTTTCATTTATTCGATTCTTGTTTGAACATGATGCAGTTATTAATGGCATTGAAGAAATTGAAATTATTGAAGATAAAGAAATAATTATTTTATTTATTTTTTTCATGATTTGTTTCCATAAATTTTTATAGTTTTATATTATTATTATATATATATATATAATGTCAAGTGTATTCTAGTTGAGGCCTGCTTAAAGCATTATAATAAATTACTATTAAGTAAATATATATGATAGGGACTGCTAATAAAAAATCTCTAGGACCCCCCGCTACCATAAACACGGACTAAAATTTTTCAATATTATAACAGGATTGTTTTCTGAATTGTACAGGAGACAATCCTTTTAATTTTTCTTTTATTCTTATGTTGTTATATCAATAAATATATTTATGAATTCTTTTAGTTAACTCTTCTACTGAATTATATTTTTCACCATAATAAATTTCTTGCTTTAATAAACCAAAGAAGTTTTCTATAATAGCATTATCTAAGCAATTACCTTTTCTAGACATACTTTGTGTTATGTTATTTTCTTCTAGTTTTTTAGCTCAACTAATGTGCTGATAATGAAATCCCTGATCAGAATGAATCAACAAACCATTTGTATTTTTAACCTTTTTAAGTGCTTTGTCTAGCATTGAATTTGTTAGGTTTAAGTTAGGATTGGTTTGAATTGAATATGAAATAATTTCATCATTGTAAAGATCAATAATTGGTGATAAATATAACTTTTGACCATTAACTTTAAACTCTGTTACATCAGTGCATCAAAGTTTGTTTGCTTGTAAAGAATGAAAATTTCTTTTTAAAACATTATCTGCAATTTTTCCAACAGTTCCTTTATAAGAACTATATCTTCCATTTTTTGTTCTAAATTTAATACACTGAACTCCAAGCTCTTTAGTTAACCTTAAAATCTTTTTGTGATTTACAATATATCCTTTTGATTTTAAGGCCATTTTTAGCCTTCTATACCCATACGTTTCAAATGATTTGCTAAAAATGTCAACAATCATTTCCTTTAATTCTTTATCTTTATCTATTGTATTTTCTAACTTATGTTTTTATTCATAAAAAGACGATTTAGGTAATTTAGCTATTTTTAAGAGAATAGGAATCTTAACTTTTTTATATGTTTTTAACAATTCTAAAACTACTTTTGTTTTTTCCTTGTTGATTTTTCTTTTGTCAACAAGGTGTGGAACTTTTTTCAGAATTCAGCCTCCAACTTATAGTATTCCACTTGTTCTTTTAATTCTTTAATTTGTTGTTCATTATTGATTTTTACTTGTGATTTCTTTATTTTAGCTGGTTTTTTATTAGGGTTTTTCATAATTTTCTTAGGTCTTCCTATATTATTATTTAACCCTAAAAATCCATATTCTCTATATTTTTTAACTCAACCAGCTATAGTTGATGAATAAATAATATTAAACTTTTTTGCGACTTCATCATATGAGTGATTAGTTTCAAGTTTATATTAATACAATTTTTAGTTTTAGCTTTGCACTATAATAAGGCTTTTTTTCCTTATTAATTAGCCCTTCTATTCCAAACGCTTCAAATCTATTAACTAAACTTTCTACAGTATCAACTGAAATATCATATTTATTTGCTAAATAAGTACTCTTTTTAATATTAAGTTTTTTAGCTTCTTTAACAATTTTTAACTTTTTTTCTAAATTTAATTTAGACATATAAAAACCCCATTTCCTGGATTTTAGTCCGAAATATGGGGTTCGGGAGAGGATTTATAAAAACATAATCACTAGAGACTTTAATATATTTCTATTTATTTTCTTCTATTTCAAATTTAAATTTTAGAGTTCCAACAAAGGTTTTAGATCTTACTGAACCAGCACCAATTCCATTTGTCGAATCAGCTTTTAATTCTTGTAAATCAGATTCATTAACTTTTAATTTGCTAGCTAACTGCTTTTTAATATCTCCTTGAGAAAGAAATACAACATCACCAATTTTATTAGTTTTAATTTTTCCTAATTGTAAAAATGTTGTGAAATTAAATTTTAAAATTTTATTATTAAATCTTGGTAGTGTAACTTCACCAGTTTTTTCATCATAATTTAGTTTTAATTCTTGTAAATCAGATTCATTAACAGTAAGTTTTTTAACTAATTCTTTTTTTAATATCTCCTTGAGATACTATGTTCTTATTGTTTGGTTCAAAATTACCTAGAATCTTATTTTCAACATCTGAAAATTTAGGTTCAAATTTTTCTTCTTCCTTAGTTTCACCCTTTTTAGCTTTGTCAGATTCATCTGCTTTTATTTCTTGACTAGGAGTTTTACAAGCAACAGTTATAGCTGCACTTGATGCTATTAAAGCAAATGAATCTAATAAAGTTAATAATTTTTCATAACTAATTCCTTTTAATAAGGTTAGTTTATCAACACGATTTTTTTGTATATTCACACATTAAAAATTGTACTAATTATAAAATTAATTCTTTTAATTTCTAATAAAAAAATAAAAAACTTGAATTACAATATTCAAGTTTTTGTTATTTATTCTAATTATTAGTTATAAAATCATCAATTATTTGATTTAGTTTTTCAGATTGATCTTTATAAACCATATGAGAAGCATTGTTAATAACTACTGTTTTGACATTTTTAATAGTTTTATTAAAAAAATTTAATGAATCATCACAATCAATAATTCTATCATTTTTTGCTAAAACTACTAAAGTTGGAATATTAATAGATTGATATGCTTTTGTGATTTTATTATGTAAGTTTATATCAGTTAAACCTTTTGCTAATTGAAGTATATATTTATTAGTATAATAGTTTAAGTTAAACTTTGACTTAGCATTATTAACTCAATTTGAATTATTATAATTATAGTAAATATATGGAACAAATTTAGTTAAATAATCGTTAAATGAATTAATAAATACATAGTCTTTTTTTCAAAATTCTAAACTTAATTGAGTTTGATTAATTGGAGTAATTAAAATTAGTTTTTTAAACAATAAAGGTTGTTTTAAATAAGCTAAACTAATAACACCAGCTCCTAGTGATTTACCAATTAGAATTACATTTTTTAAATTATTTTGTTTAACAAATTCAATTAATAAGTCTGAAAATTGTTCAACACTAATTTGATGATTTTTAATTGGTTTTATTATATTTGAACCTGGAAATTGTAAGGCATAATAATTTGATTTTGTTCAATAATTACTAAATCCATTTAAACTAGTTAGTTTAGAATTAAATCCGTGACAAAAAACTATATTTTGCTTATCATTATTATTATTTTTAAAGACAAACTCATAATCATAAATAATTGACATAATTTTTATTAATCTATATTAACTTCTATAATTTCTGAAGCTAAAGCATTTTTTAATGGTTTAATTCTAATTTGATAAGTTCCAGAAGCTAAGTCTGACACTTTGTTTTTAGTTATATCAGTTCAACTACCATTGTTTTTTAATTTATACTGCATTTTATCATTTACACCAGTTAGTGTTTATTTACTAATAAATAAAACGTCGCAAATTTATAATATATCATAAAATCATTAAAAATTAAAAGTTAGGTTCTTATATTGAGATTTTAATTTATTAAACTCTTTAGTAGTTTTAATAAAAATTTCTGTATTATAAATTTGTCGTTTTTGTATTGAGCCTCACATTGATTTATCTAAATAATTATCTTGTAAAAACAAATAATAAGTAATTGTGTTTTTTGTTCCAATACGGTGATTTCTTTTTAAAGCTTGAATATGATAACCATAAGTTGCTAAAGAAAATAAAATAGTCTTATCATATTCTTGTCAATTATTTCCTGTACTTGCTGAAAAATAATTTGCAATAATCACACGTTTTTTACTACTATTTTTATTATTTTGATCTAAATTTAAAAATTCTAAATAATTAGTAATATTTTTTTTATTACCATTTCAAATATCAATTTTATAATCTAGTTTTTTACAAATTTTATAAATTTCATCAAACTCAGGATCATAGTTATAAAAAATAATATAATTATCAATTTTATCAGTTAATAGTTGTTCTAATTTATTTAATCTTGAATAATCAAATCAATAATAATCTTTACTATTTCCTTGAAATCCAATTGGAATTTGTCTAGTTCTTAATCAAAAAGTAGCATCATCACCAGCTATTCATTTATCATCAGGATAACTTAAATTTTTATAATATGGGTTTTTAATAAGATTTAATTCATTTGGTTTGTAATTTGATTTAATGTTATTTTTATTACAAAAAGTTAATAAATCATATTCTGTTATTTTTTTATTTGTAAAGAGTTCAAATTCACTACTAATTGGTAGTTTAATACCAATAAATTGTTGTTTTGGTAAATAAATTGGTGGGATATTTTTACTAGTTAAAGCAAATTGATTAATTAATTGTTCTAATTGTTTTATATTTTTATAACCATTAATTTTATAAACTCTTCTATAAGCATTATTAAATTTAGTTTTAATACAAAACTGATCTTCAAATTGATATCTAGTCATTTTTAAACCTAAAAATCTTAATTGATTAAACATATCAATAGCTCCAGTTGTTTGAGGAGTACCACTTAATAAGTATAAATAAGTTTTAAAAGCTAGTTTTTTAACTAAATCAACAAAGTTTTTAATACTAATTGAAATTAAAGCTCTTGAGTTTTTAATATTTTGACTTTCATCAATAATGATTGCGATTTTTTGATTTTTATGTACACTAATAAATTTAGCTAAATAATTAAAAAAGTTTTCTTTATTAATATTTAATAAAAAAGAATGATAATTAATAATAATTGCTTCTTTTTGATTGTTTTTAAAATCAGCATTTTTTAAATCAGTTTTTAAATAAACTTTGAAATTTAAATCATTTTGTAAGTAATTTGTAAAACTAGCATTTTGTTCAATAGTTTCTAAAGTTTTACTTCTACTAGCAATTACAATAATTGCATCAACTTGATTAATTTCACAAAAACCTAAACTTAAAATTGTTTTTCCACTACCCATATCTAAAAACAATCCTAATTGATTTTTATGCTTATTTTTAATAATTAATTCTTTTTGTCAGTCAAATAATTGATCAATAATTGCCATATTTTTTTCCTAATTTTATACTATATTTTTAATAATAAAAAACAAGTACTAGAAAAAGTACTTGAATTATTTTGCTCTTTTAATAGCATTCATAGTTTTTTTAATATCAGCTTCTGATGGTTTTCTTCCCATACTCATATACATAGCTCTAATTTGTTTTTCAGTAATTGGTGGATTATCTTTTAATTGTTTTTTAACCATATATCTAGTAATTACAAATCCTAAAATTAACCCAATAATAATTGCTGCAATAATCACACCAATTAGCATTGCAGCTAAAGCACCTGATGAAAAAGTTGTTGTTAATAACATTAAAATTTCTCTTTTCTATTTATTTAAATATTCTAATATTTTTTTTGTTAGATTTTCTTTTGTAAATCCAAATTCTTTAATGACACTATTAGCAGGAGCTGATTCACCAAAACGATCAATTCCAAATACTAAACCATCATCACCAACATATTTATATCAAATTGCGTTTGATCCCATTTCAATAGCAATTCTTTTAGTATTTTTATTAATAATTAGATCTTGATATTCTTTATCTTGTTTATCAAATAAATTAGTTGATACCATTGAAATCACTTTTGATTTAATATTGTGATTTAATAATTCTTTTTGCACATCAATTGCTAATCCAACTTCACTACCACTAGCAATTAAACTAATAGTTGCATCAGTTTGATCACTAATTATATAAGCACCACGTTCAACTTGATTTAAAACATCATTGTGTTGTAGTTGTTTTACATTTTGTCTAGTTAAAATAATTGAAGCAGGAGTTTTAGTTAGTTTTGTTAAAGCAACTTTATAACAAGCAATAGTTTCACTAAAATCAGCTGGTCTTAAAACAACATGATTTGGAATAGTTCTTAACATTGCTAGTTGTTCAATTGGTTGGTGAGTTGGCCCATCTTCACCAACTGCAATTGAATCATGAGTAAAGACATATAATTGTTGTAATTGCATAATTGAAGCTAATCTCATTGCTGGTTTTAAATAATCTGCAAATACAAAAAACCCACTAGCTACTGGAATTAATCCTTTATGAGCTGCAAT
Proteins encoded:
- a CDS encoding DNA recombination protein RmuC gives rise to the protein MNLTIILIILISILTIVCISILFYLIKTKNNDSKIDLTSLNNKFDTNKELITKEIEKDTEITKTNLINLKETVNKQKEDLTKSLDKLEENIKKFNEITNNINTIDKKVDTSVKNINELSLIFKNSKTRGNLGEFTLEWILSNVLGEKTDNGIWQTQYKYKNSNVIVDAIIKTQINDKKIAIDSKFPLTKANVLISENTDNYLYKQAEDEFKKTIKNMIKELNNKYISNSENVSSVIMFIPSEAIFELIWSKFTDIFSEAIKNKIWICSPTTLPAVLYSQQISIKEYKISKNINEIQKLIKTITDDVKRLLDRNEKMSKIYEKYKTETEEVFKEFQTSANKIDKNYSKLEAINIDDN
- a CDS encoding IS1634-like element IS1634 family transposase; its protein translation is MSIGVPRPDNKGFVYRLGYGYLHELKQYHDDPLAIIKAIIANFPLSWTKEQARTKLDEIFKEKKETKKEVLERFKGYEVVEKLFDYFNIFNDCSPTKSTTLKDVVLQLIYQRIKNPISVFNTYKTAKKEKIDTHSKNSFYRSLDYIAKNKDEILRNLNAKICANTNRKIDVLWFDATTTYFETFSREGYKKPGYSKDGKFKEDQIVIGVATDENGIPLHYKIFPGNVADPNTLIPFMLEIADIYEVNSVTIIADKGMSVNRNIRFLESKNWKYIISYRMKAGSKQFKEYILDEKDYINDGGLIYKTRDIASSYNKKRINGHFRRQIISFSQKRATKDKNDIDILIQNFTKKMNKDNLVSCDDLAGSKKYRFFKPINKDAFYELDIEKIQEDQKYDGYYVYETNRTDLSVKEVINLYSKQWQIESNFKTLKGKLSLRPMYLSTWNHIVGYICLCFISLVFLNYIIYILNSKLGLTGKSKITEHKVINVIKEVKEIEVFVNKQKIETIQVYNDELQESWQTYQILLELLTKEKVT
- a CDS encoding variable surface lipoprotein is translated as MKKINKIIISLSSIISISSMPLITASCSNKNRINESITNNTTPQTQDNHNQENKNKKEEEDPKDLLNQLEEIQKDYEEAKKGNEELIKKSDYFDDLKQWFENIVPGSNHKWNYYLDFKNKVKNDGKIGSFEYVKDFIKKYKTLIKKSLQKKQEILE
- a CDS encoding alpha/beta fold hydrolase, producing MSIIYDYEFVFKNNNNDKQNIVFCHGFNSKLTSLNGFSNYWTKSNYYALQFPGSNIIKPIKNHQISVEQFSDLLIEFVKQNNLKNVILIGKSLGAGVISLAYLKQPLLFKKLILITPINQTQLSLEFWKKDYVFINSFNDYLTKFVPYIYYNYNNSNWVNNAKSKFNLNYYTNKYILQLAKGLTDINLHNKITKAYQSINIPTLVVLAKNDRIIDCDDSLNFFNKTIKNVKTVVINNASHMVYKDQSEKLNQIIDDFITNN
- a CDS encoding SNF2-related protein → MAIIDQLFDWQKELIIKNKHKNQLGLFLDMGSGKTILSLGFCEINQVDAIIVIASRSKTLETIEQNASFTNYLQNDLNFKVYLKTDLKNADFKNNQKEAIIINYHSFLLNINKENFFNYLAKFISVHKNQKIAIIIDESQNIKNSRALISISIKNFVDLVKKLAFKTYLYLLSGTPQTTGAIDMFNQLRFLGLKMTRYQFEDQFCIKTKFNNAYRRVYKINGYKNIKQLEQLINQFALTSKNIPPIYLPKQQFIGIKLPISSEFELFTNKKITEYDLLTFCNKNNIKSNYKPNELNLIKNPYYKNLSYPDDKWIAGDDATFWLRTRQIPIGFQGNSKDYYWFDYSRLNKLEQLLTDKIDNYIIFYNYDPEFDEIYKICKKLDYKIDIWNGNKKNITNYLEFLNLDQNNKNSSKKRVIIANYFSASTGNNWQEYDKTILFSLATYGYHIQALKRNHRIGTKNTITYYLFLQDNYLDKSMWGSIQKRQIYNTEIFIKTTKEFNKLKSQYKNLTFNF
- a CDS encoding YneF family protein codes for the protein MLLTTTFSSGALAAMLIGVIIAAIIIGLILGFVITRYMVKKQLKDNPPITEKQIRAMYMSMGRKPSEADIKKTMNAIKRAK